A stretch of DNA from Flavobacteriaceae bacterium MAR_2009_75:
CGCCCAACGATGCTTATTCACGAATAAATCAGCTCCGTTGAGACCAAGTTCTTCAGCATCTGAAATGAGTATGATAATGTCATTTTTGGGTTTTTTTCCTTCGGATAAAAATGCACGAACTCCTTCTAAAATGGTGGCGACCCCACTTGCGGCATCACTGGCGCCTAATGAAGAATGTGGATTGCTATCATAATGGGAAAGAAGTAATAGGGCTTTACCTGAACTCGACCCTTCGATGCGAGCCAAAATATTGCTGGCCTTGCTCAAGTTCGACCCTCCGCCAATGGTATACCCTTCTTGAATCTCGGTCTGCAGGCCTAATTTCTCTAATTGGGCCAGAATGTACGAGCGCACCTTCGCATGTGCCGGAAAACCTACCGCATGGGGCTCTGAGGCCATTATTTTCACATGTTGTAATGCCCTGTCGGTTGAAAATTGACTCTTTGCCGCATCTGAATCTGGCGTATAAATAGGGGTAGCGCTATAAAATACCCAATAAACGGCCAAGGCCATTAAACCGAATAATACTAGAGCTGGAATTTTTTTCATCAGCGAGGTAAGCTTAGTCTAAAAGTATAAAATTAGTTTGGTATTCAAAGTTGTAAGAGAATGTATAAGAACTCAATTATTTGCGAATAATTAAGGTTATTGTTATGAATTTGTCAATAGGGAACGTAAAAAATAAAGGAATCAATTACTTTTTTTCGTATCTTTAGTAATTAACCTTCTGTAGTTTAGGCAGATATAAAATCCAAATCGTTATGGGAATTAAGAGTTTTATGGGCCCGCGGGCCAAGACAGTTTTGAAAAAGGAATATGATGCACCCATCTTGGTATCTGATTACATGACTCAAAACCTGATTACTTTTACCACGGATCAGTCTATTTTAGAGGTGATGGAACAGTTTGCCAAGCACAATATTTCAGGTGGGCCGGTATTAGATGATAATGGTTTTTTGGTGGGTATTATCTCAGAGGCCGATTGTATGAAGCAGATTTCTGAAAGCAAATACTTTAATCAACCTATTTTAGACAAGAGTGTTGAGAAGTTTATGACCCGCGAAGTAGAGACCATACCACACGATATCTCTATTTTCGATGCCGCTGGAATATTCGATAAGCATAATCGAAGAAGATTACCCGTTATGAGAGATGGGTTGCTTGTCGGGCAGATAAGTAGAAAAGATATTGTAATCGCAGCATTAAAACTAAGCGGACAAAACTGGAAATAAACCAAATAAAATATGAGTATTGAAAAGCGTCTTTTAAGACGCTTTTTTTATGCCTTACCAGAAAGTTACTCTCGCTTGACTATCATATAATAATCGTTCTCTAAAGGCAGATAGCCCAAATCGTAGACAAAGTAATAAATCGTGCCTTTTTTGGTCGTATAAAGGTTGGTGATATGATCAAAATCGAAACCTTTATCTAATAATCGGGTTCGAGAAGTTCTGGTTTTTCCTTCTTTTAAAGTAAAGCTTTCTAGAATTCTATAGTTCTTTCTCAGTCGATTGTTTATGTTACGTATGAGGTTCTTCGAATCTTTGTTCAGTTTGTTATGGTAGGCATTACGGCAATAATCTGAGCAGAATTTTTTATCTACCCGACCCATAATCTCGTTACCACATTCCTCACATTTTTTCTTCAAGTCAGAATCTTTTAAAGTTAAAGGTAACCTCTTCTTGCGCATCACCTTCGTCACCAATAAGGGCATAAATAGCTACCGCGTTCTCATTTAGTTTTTCAAAGGTAAAACCCTCAAAATATACTCGGTCGCCGTCAACCTTGACTAGCTTAAAAATCTGTACCTCGTCTTTTTCTTCCCAACCTTTAAGGTCGGCATTAAAATGTTTCAGCTCGTATACCAAGGTTTCGTTCAGTTCACGAATATGCCCCAGCTCGTAGAAACCAACTTCATTTTCGGTAACCAGTTTAAAAGAAAATAGCATTGAGCCACCTAATGGAGGGCTCCATATTTCTTCTGTAATACCACCAAAAGCTTCGCCCCGCCAGTGGCCTTGCATCCAAGAAATAGCTTCTAAAGTAGCCTTTGGTGAGGTTTCACCTTCTGAAAGTTGAAGCGTGTTCTGTGAAAAGCCTGCTGTTGAATACAACAGAAAAAGAAAGAAAAGGTGTCGCATGTTTATGGTAATTAGACCAATACAAGATACAAATTATCCGTTTGCAAACACCTTTTTGATAGCAGAGCTATTCTATAACAATACGATATTTGGTCAACAGGCCCTCAATACCCTCTTTGGAGAATTTGGCTTTTGCCAGGCGATTGTTTTCGGGGTCAATAGTGTAGTTGAAGGCAGAGGTAAAATCGGCTTTCTCAATTTGGGTACGTTCGAAAATAGCCCCATTAAGGTCGCAATTCTTAAAATAACAGCCAATAAGTTCGGCTTCTGAAAAATCTACGTCTACCAGTTTACAATTATCAAAATTTTGTCGGTTGAGTTTGAGTCCGTAGAATGAGGAAAGGTTCAAAGTGCATTCCTTAAAACTGAAATCCATCAAGAAGGTATTACAGTTTTCAAACTTTAATCCCATCATTTTGCAGTACGAAAAACGTACTTCTTTAAATGTGCAGTTGGTGAGGTTGGCGTTACTTAGGTTACAATCTATAAACTCACACTCCATAAAATTTTGGTTGTCGAGAAACCCCTCAAAGAAATTACAGCCTTCAAAAACGCAGTTTTCATATTCGGCTTGGGCCAATCGATTTTGTGAATAGTCTTCACCTTTATAAGTTTGGTCGGTGATAAAAGGTTTTTGCATGTTGCAATTTAAAAAAATGTCTGATGGGTTTGTAAAATGTGGTTATAGATGGTGGTTAGAATTAAAAAGATGATATTCTGTAAATATATAGTTCCCTGATAATTAAAATTAAAAAAGTTTACAAACGTTTACAAACGAAAGTAATTATTTTATTACCGACTAAAAGTTAAGGTGCGTTCTATGTTTGCAGTGTCGAGTCGTAAGGGCTTGATAGTATTAACTGTTTAACGTAAAAATTATAATTATGAACGCCTTAAAAAACAAAGTACAGTTGATTGGTAACTTGGGTCAAGACCCAGAAATCGTAACTATGGATAATGGCAATAAATTGGCCAAGTTCTCCATCGCTACCAGTGAAACCTATAAGAACGCCCAAGGGGAGAAAGTCGAAGATGTGCAATGGCACAATGTGGTCGCCTGGGGAAAAACTGCGGAAATCGTAGAGAACTATCTCATGAAAGGGAAACAAGTGGCCGTAGAGGGTAAACTGACACATCGGTCGTACGAAACCAAAGAAGGAGAAAAAAGATATATTACAGAAGTTCGATGTAATGAGCTTCTGATGCTCGGTAAGTAAAATCGAATTACAGCTCCAAGAAATTAACCTGCCTGTCTACGGGCAGGTTTTTTTTAGTTTAAACTTCGTTCCAGTTTCTTGATGAGTTTTTCTAGCTTTTCCTTATCTGGTACGGTCGTAACCTCTTTTTTTGCCGCTTCTTGAAAAGCGGTCAAGGCCAAACGGTCATACCCTTTTTCATAATTGTACTTACCGACCAAATAGTGGGCTTCCCAAAAATCGGGATTGAGCGCTACCAACTCTGAAAGCTTATTTTGCTCGACTTTCTTTTCCGAAGAAATTGCATCACTAATTTCATTTCGTAAATCACGGTAGCGGTTGTAATGCCTAAAAGCCAAAGTTCTAATAAACGGGTCTTTGGCAATGTTATCTTCTTGTTTTGAAATTACACTGGCCGTAGAATTGGTTTCCGCATGGGCGAATACTTCATTAAGATCATAAGCCACAAACTCACCCAACTGAAAAGGATTGCTAGAAACCCAAACTTTTAAATCTTCCGGTTGAAAAACGATACCGTGGTGTGCCAATAATTGGTTCAAGGCCTTCTCGTTTCCGTAACCAATTCGTTGGTCGTCTAGCCCTCTTTTGTTGCGAAGTATTTCAACCGCCGATTCGGGAGTCACCTTTTCGGTTTCTTCCAAAAGCTCTTCCATACGCTCATAGCGGTACTGTGAATGGCTTTCTAAAATATGCTTTTGATTTTTTTTATCACCGGCATAGGCGGCAGATTGAAAATGGTTGGAACAAATCAATTGATTGGTATTCTGAACCTCATATACTCCAAAGTTTTTTGGTGAAACTTCGATGATGGCCGCTTTTTTGTCTTTGGCACTACCCACAAAAATGGACTCCGATACGAATACCTCCCTTTTTTTGGCGATGGCAATGGCCTCTTCTATAGTTGAGGCATATTGAAGAATTTCTCGGGTCACCAAAGAAATAGGTGTTTTCGCGACCAACGGAAACTGTGATTTACCCGCGTTTATAGTGACGGTGAGGCCTTGGTCGTTCATGCCCGAGACCACCCCGATCATTCCGCCCCAAGTGACCGACATAAATTTGTGGCCTATATCTGGATCAACGAAGGCGATAATCTTGTTCTTGGCGAAATCATCACCGGCATAAAAATCAAAATTACGACCGATAATCAATTTTCCATCGACGGTCTGATTGCCCCAAGCCGCAAAAGATGAGCAGCCGACCAAGGCCAAATCTTGTAGCGCGTGGCCAATATCGTGTGCGCCATGAAAATACATGACCCTGGGGTAGGGCTCGGCAATATGGTTAAAATCGGGCGATGCATATTCAGACATGCCATAGAGCTCGGCTTTGTACTGCTCATCGATGTTGAGGTGCATTTTTCTATTGAACCACGCCAAAAACTTGCGTAGCAGGTTCTGTTTATTTTTTGAGGGTACGAGTTCATCTATTTTCTTGACGAAAATATGCTCTTGTTCGTTAAAGAGTTCTTGCGTAAGCTTTCCCGTCTTTAAACCAAGTTCATAGGGGTTTCCGTCTACGTAAAGCTCCCAAAGCCCCTGATGGTTTTTCGTCAGAAAATTGCTGCCTAGGGTATAGGTTGAATCGGTTAGCTGCACCCTTTCAGGAATATCGGTCTCATATTGACTCAAATCGGGCATATCTTTCAATGACTTGGCTACCCCACATGAAACCAATTGAAAAGTAAGAAGCAGGTAACAAGGTGTTCTGGTGAACAGACGAAGCATTTTTGGCTGGGCGATATGCCTTTTAAGCCTCATCGATATTATAT
This window harbors:
- a CDS encoding CBS domain protein yields the protein MGIKSFMGPRAKTVLKKEYDAPILVSDYMTQNLITFTTDQSILEVMEQFAKHNISGGPVLDDNGFLVGIISEADCMKQISESKYFNQPILDKSVEKFMTREVETIPHDISIFDAAGIFDKHNRRRLPVMRDGLLVGQISRKDIVIAALKLSGQNWK
- a CDS encoding hypothetical protein (manually curated), with the protein product MKKKCEECGNEIMGRVDKKFCSDYCRNAYHNKLNKDSKNLIRNINNRLRKNYRILESFTLKEGKTRTSRTRLLDKGFDFDHITNLYTTKKGTIYYFVYDLGYLPLENDYYMIVKRE
- a CDS encoding single-strand binding protein, producing MNALKNKVQLIGNLGQDPEIVTMDNGNKLAKFSIATSETYKNAQGEKVEDVQWHNVVAWGKTAEIVENYLMKGKQVAVEGKLTHRSYETKEGEKRYITEVRCNELLMLGK
- a CDS encoding putative choloylglycine hydrolase; the protein is MTAKNDRLNIISMRLKRHIAQPKMLRLFTRTPCYLLLTFQLVSCGVAKSLKDMPDLSQYETDIPERVQLTDSTYTLGSNFLTKNHQGLWELYVDGNPYELGLKTGKLTQELFNEQEHIFVKKIDELVPSKNKQNLLRKFLAWFNRKMHLNIDEQYKAELYGMSEYASPDFNHIAEPYPRVMYFHGAHDIGHALQDLALVGCSSFAAWGNQTVDGKLIIGRNFDFYAGDDFAKNKIIAFVDPDIGHKFMSVTWGGMIGVVSGMNDQGLTVTINAGKSQFPLVAKTPISLVTREILQYASTIEEAIAIAKKREVFVSESIFVGSAKDKKAAIIEVSPKNFGVYEVQNTNQLICSNHFQSAAYAGDKKNQKHILESHSQYRYERMEELLEETEKVTPESAVEILRNKRGLDDQRIGYGNEKALNQLLAHHGIVFQPEDLKVWVSSNPFQLGEFVAYDLNEVFAHAETNSTASVISKQEDNIAKDPFIRTLAFRHYNRYRDLRNEISDAISSEKKVEQNKLSELVALNPDFWEAHYLVGKYNYEKGYDRLALTAFQEAAKKEVTTVPDKEKLEKLIKKLERSLN